A region of Campylobacter suis DNA encodes the following proteins:
- the dxr gene encoding 1-deoxy-D-xylulose-5-phosphate reductoisomerase, producing the protein MVAFVVVLGSTGSIGTNTLVLCKQHNIAVEALSCGTNVGLLNKQIAEFKPKFVSVQDSSLRSQVKHDKVFVGNEILDMLELCNSQKVVNAIVGFAGLRASIATQKLGKILALANKESLVVGGKFLKTDEILPIDSEHFGLKFLLQNKTKVSKLIITASGGAFYKTPLKFLKTATANDALKHPNWDMGAKITIDSASMANKLFEVMEAYWLYNTKNIQAYIEPTSMVHAIVEFVDGSSVTHISKADMKLAIAHAVLENIDKNIIQNANLLTLKPIKFKEINLKKYPIFSLKDELLKAPDMGIVVNAANEFMVYKFLKNECGFLDISKAVLKAFEKFNGIKIQTQNDIYELDDEVRTYTRGLYAAV; encoded by the coding sequence TTGGTCGCTTTCGTGGTAGTTCTTGGTTCTACTGGCAGTATAGGCACAAACACTCTTGTGCTTTGCAAGCAACATAATATAGCCGTAGAGGCTCTTAGTTGCGGGACAAATGTAGGGTTATTAAATAAGCAAATAGCAGAATTTAAGCCAAAATTTGTGAGCGTACAAGATAGCTCTTTACGCTCACAAGTAAAGCATGATAAAGTCTTTGTTGGAAACGAAATTTTAGATATGCTAGAACTTTGCAACAGCCAAAAAGTTGTAAATGCCATAGTTGGCTTTGCGGGACTTCGAGCAAGTATAGCAACGCAAAAACTTGGAAAAATTCTCGCACTAGCAAACAAAGAAAGCCTTGTTGTTGGTGGAAAATTTCTAAAAACAGATGAAATTTTGCCAATAGACAGTGAGCATTTTGGCTTGAAATTTTTGCTTCAAAACAAAACGAAAGTATCAAAACTTATAATAACCGCAAGTGGTGGGGCATTTTATAAAACGCCACTAAAATTTCTAAAAACAGCCACAGCAAATGATGCATTAAAACATCCAAACTGGGATATGGGCGCAAAGATCACTATAGACAGCGCAAGCATGGCAAACAAACTTTTTGAGGTCATGGAGGCTTACTGGCTTTATAATACAAAAAATATACAAGCATATATAGAGCCAACATCTATGGTACATGCGATTGTTGAGTTTGTTGATGGCTCAAGCGTTACGCATATCTCAAAAGCCGATATGAAGCTTGCTATAGCCCATGCAGTGCTTGAAAATATAGATAAAAATATCATACAAAATGCAAATTTACTAACATTAAAACCTATAAAATTTAAAGAGATAAATCTTAAAAAATATCCTATATTTTCACTAAAAGATGAGCTTTTAAAAGCTCCAGATATGGGCATTGTAGTAAATGCCGCAAACGAGTTTATGGTATATAAATTTTTAAAAAATGAGTGTGGGTTTTTAGATATTTCAAAGGCTGTTTTAAAGGCATTTGAGAAATTTAATGGCATAAAAATACAAACCCAAAACGATATTTACGAACTTGATGATGAAGTTAGAACTTATACTAGGGGGTTATATGCAGCAGTATGA
- a CDS encoding uracil-xanthine permease family protein, which translates to MQQYEGYKFRLKDSLVGVQFLFVAFGALVLVPMLTGLNANIALFTAGVGTLAFQLINREQVPPIFLASSFAFISPITFSISQWGLSATMGGIIAAGLLYVVLSFLIRFRGENFIHKLLPPVVVGPVIMTIGLILSPAAVKMTMGVGATAYTPTQAMSIAFLSLMATIFLMLFGKGIFRLIPILFGILIGYIASLFMGIVDFAPIANASWFSVPDFTAPSFELGAILFMIPIAIAPAVEHIGDMLTISNVAKENFLKKPGLKNTLLGDGVATSIAGLFGGPPNTTYSEVTGAVSITKAYNPAIMTWAAIAAILLAFVGKLGAFLSTIPQPVIGGIMLLLFGVIASVGMQMLIRSQADLNEPRNMIIVALIFVFAIGGMVIDLEIVSFSGIGLGAIIGILLNLILPQSKENA; encoded by the coding sequence ATGCAGCAGTATGAGGGTTATAAATTTAGGCTAAAAGATAGCCTTGTTGGGGTGCAGTTTTTGTTCGTGGCATTTGGTGCATTAGTGCTTGTGCCTATGCTTACCGGACTAAATGCAAATATTGCTCTTTTTACCGCTGGAGTTGGCACTTTGGCATTTCAGCTAATAAACCGTGAGCAGGTGCCACCTATATTTCTAGCAAGCTCTTTTGCTTTTATCTCGCCTATAACTTTTAGCATCTCTCAATGGGGGCTTAGTGCAACTATGGGCGGTATCATAGCAGCTGGACTTTTGTATGTTGTGCTAAGTTTTTTAATAAGATTTCGTGGAGAAAATTTTATCCATAAACTACTTCCGCCAGTCGTTGTTGGTCCTGTTATCATGACCATAGGTCTTATACTCTCTCCAGCAGCTGTAAAGATGACAATGGGTGTTGGAGCTACTGCCTACACGCCTACTCAAGCGATGTCAATAGCATTTTTATCGCTTATGGCAACCATTTTTTTAATGCTTTTTGGTAAAGGAATTTTTAGGCTTATACCTATACTTTTTGGCATATTAATAGGCTATATCGCATCGCTTTTTATGGGTATAGTTGACTTTGCTCCTATTGCTAATGCTTCGTGGTTTTCAGTGCCAGATTTTACCGCACCAAGTTTTGAGCTTGGAGCTATTTTATTTATGATACCTATAGCCATAGCCCCAGCAGTAGAACATATCGGAGATATGCTAACTATCTCAAATGTTGCGAAAGAAAATTTCTTAAAAAAACCAGGACTTAAAAACACTCTACTTGGTGATGGTGTAGCAACGAGTATAGCCGGACTTTTTGGTGGTCCGCCAAACACAACATACTCAGAGGTTACTGGCGCGGTTAGCATTACAAAAGCTTATAATCCAGCCATTATGACTTGGGCAGCCATAGCGGCCATACTTCTAGCTTTTGTTGGCAAGCTTGGCGCATTTTTATCAACCATACCTCAACCTGTTATAGGTGGCATTATGTTACTACTTTTTGGGGTTATAGCAAGCGTTGGCATGCAAATGCTTATAAGAAGTCAGGCTGATTTAAATGAGCCACGAAATATGATAATCGTAGCGCTAATATTTGTCTTTGCCATAGGTGGCATGGTTATAGACCTCGAGATAGTTAGCTTTTCAGGCATTGGGCTTGGTGCGATTATAGGAATTTTGCTTAATCTCATACTACCACAAAGCAAGGAAAATGCTTGA